The Oceaniferula marina genome includes a window with the following:
- a CDS encoding biotin/lipoyl-binding protein gives MKHTLLTCAILLPALSLISRADDFTVEEKTFQIDTELQATFLPSQSLAIRIQPDAWTDFSITSLVMQGSVVKKGDVLIGIDSENLDKHIAKVEKQRKSAELTLAQAKHELAQLEINTPRKLEDAARLEKELAENLKWYTEIGHPKDIADAKYSVKKSEQALSYIKEELKQLLIMYKEDDKIEETEEIILTRTQNAVEASEIALKKAKIDSEKALSTVIPRRLLSSQLALKNAQIANASAKAQLPRELELKRLAVAKAERDDEQAKENLAKLKADRAMMNIVAPADGSIYYGSIEQGHWSPEAAAKILKIGGKLPAKTTVMTFIPADSPLQLSAFAGANQLQALHAKPSGTAISESNRYQTIPVKLSQVASRPQTNGKFLVTLEPSLPDGSLAVPGMKATVKLSSSKIDKALKVPCDYISQEADGSFSVQVKLADGKTASRTVSIGASSSSWAVITKGLEKGQVIVKK, from the coding sequence ATGAAACACACCCTACTTACCTGCGCCATCCTCCTTCCCGCCCTCAGCCTGATTTCCCGCGCTGACGACTTCACGGTTGAAGAAAAAACCTTCCAGATCGACACCGAGCTGCAAGCGACCTTTCTTCCCTCTCAAAGCCTGGCCATCCGGATTCAACCCGATGCTTGGACAGACTTCTCCATCACCAGCTTGGTCATGCAAGGCAGCGTGGTCAAAAAAGGAGATGTCCTGATCGGCATCGACAGCGAAAATCTCGACAAGCACATCGCCAAAGTGGAAAAACAACGGAAATCCGCTGAACTGACACTTGCCCAGGCGAAACACGAATTGGCACAACTCGAAATCAACACGCCAAGGAAACTCGAAGATGCGGCCCGCCTCGAAAAGGAACTGGCCGAAAACCTGAAATGGTACACTGAAATCGGCCACCCAAAAGACATCGCCGATGCCAAGTATTCCGTCAAAAAGTCCGAGCAAGCACTTTCCTACATTAAAGAGGAACTCAAGCAGCTCCTCATTATGTATAAGGAGGATGACAAAATTGAAGAAACCGAGGAAATCATCCTGACCCGCACCCAGAATGCAGTGGAGGCTTCGGAAATCGCCCTGAAAAAGGCAAAAATTGACTCCGAAAAGGCACTCAGCACCGTCATCCCACGCCGACTGCTCTCGAGCCAGCTTGCATTAAAAAATGCCCAGATTGCCAACGCCTCGGCAAAAGCACAGCTTCCACGCGAACTCGAGCTCAAGCGACTCGCCGTCGCCAAAGCCGAGCGTGATGATGAACAAGCCAAAGAGAACCTGGCCAAACTCAAAGCGGACCGGGCAATGATGAACATCGTGGCCCCAGCTGACGGTTCCATCTACTATGGCAGCATCGAACAAGGCCACTGGTCTCCCGAAGCCGCTGCTAAGATCCTCAAAATAGGTGGAAAACTTCCTGCCAAAACCACCGTGATGACCTTCATCCCGGCAGACAGCCCACTCCAGCTCTCCGCATTCGCCGGAGCCAACCAACTTCAGGCACTGCATGCCAAACCAAGTGGCACCGCCATCAGCGAAAGCAACCGCTATCAAACCATCCCCGTCAAACTCAGCCAGGTTGCCAGTCGTCCACAAACCAACGGTAAGTTCCTCGTCACCTTGGAACCATCCCTGCCAGATGGCTCACTCGCCGTGCCCGGAATGAAAGCCACCGTCAAACTGAGCAGTTCAAAAATCGACAAGGCCCTGAAAGTCCCCTGCGACTACATCAGCCAGGAAGCCGATGGCAGCTTCAGCGTGCAAGTCAAACTGGCCGACGGAAAAACCGCCTCTCGCACCGTTAGCATTGGTGCCTCAAGCAGTAGCTGGGCGGTCATTACCAAGGGACTGGAAAAAGGACAGGTCATCGTCAAGAAGTAG
- a CDS encoding lamin tail domain-containing protein, with protein MRMPSGFAPFWILSSLSTLCLLLQGTVQGNVVINEIHYDPEPNTEAVEFIELYNNGSESVDLSHWQFTDGVRYSLPESTSLAPGAYLIIAENPHAILTKFGVSALGPWTGKLSNEGETITLKNPLGETIDTVDYGVGFPWPLGARGTGSSMELIHPSLDNDLGGSWRASGEPSVCAGSGASSTFISKESIQWRYHKGTSDPSDDDGGLNWWQDFGFVENSDWATATAPMGYGESHLNTFISDMYGNYSTLFLRKTFTVGDASAIEQLQLSLRYDDGIKIWINGSPVYQNLAPGEAANPSPHTATATDSRSESDGAIYISQILETPEDYLVDGNNLIAVQMFNQRLTSGDCHFDLELSEVANSGSGGDSSPSPMAQNHSYSSKAAPQVRQVQHLPEQPAAGEAVVISAKCTDPNGIQSVELAYQIVDPGTYIRRSDADYEDASEWIKLNMVDTGNQGDLAAGDAIYSVTIPGSVQVHRRLIRYRITVTDTLNHCMRLPYGDDTQANFAYFCYNGLPSWSGKIDSGSAQVTYSSAELGRLPVYHLIANNTDIENSQWNGSYNEQYFEGTLVYDGKVYDHIKFRNKGSGSTYRMGHNKWKLNFNRGHRFQAKDDYGKKMAAEWDKFSIQTGESPWWRNDRYPMSGMLFQESLMSKVNNLAGAHATKMFHFHFRVIDDASESSPSSQYDGDFWGIYTAQQHPDRSFFEQHDLPTGNLYKLNVSGSTNGATASKWYQDGSQVDDASDLSAFITGYKSTNSAQWWADNLELPVYYTWNTLNLALNNSDLRKEQNVIYWHNSETDRWHPSIWDVDLLFEDAQHHNRDPYAWWEDLHRSLDHPEYFIAYQNRVRELQDLLLWNGQYDRSVDEIVTLLSGSSSGTTTNTLVDANQAMWNQHPRKRYQGNWYRIEGSSYWNGFADMANYMRDFPKPGSFGGDQLESKSQANADSSIPGTPSISYHGTPGHPTSNITLESSSFQSNGGQVAQIQWRVGEIYDPNLSHYTPGDPWKYEITPVWESGSAAWDGNTRQIQVPPSQLKVGKTYRARVRHQDQTGRWSRWSAPLEFTSTAPDISLFRNTLVVSEIHYHPLGPTTPGELGASLDPSDFEFIELMNVGSQPLDLNAVRIADGISFDFTGADITTLEPGARVLVVKDKAAFESRYGTGQPIAGEFDKSLSNGGETLRLSYGDGNSAGNLIREFTYDDISPWPEAADGTGASLVLQDPWSLPDHNIASNWRASHSNHGQPGVVDSWNFQAWLRSHGIPDAGANDDPDLDGLPHLAEYFLGTHPLEASMDQAPKSAFRDLSISETNETYFTLGFQRNMNADDLSFTVQESGNLIDWNTSGTPLEIERTPLTPPLESLHYRSALPSEDYPDGKLFMRLEIRELPES; from the coding sequence ATGCGCATGCCGTCCGGCTTCGCACCCTTCTGGATCCTATCCTCGCTGTCCACCTTATGCCTGCTCCTTCAAGGAACAGTGCAAGGGAATGTGGTGATCAATGAAATTCACTACGATCCGGAGCCAAATACCGAAGCCGTCGAGTTTATCGAGCTTTACAACAACGGTAGCGAAAGCGTGGATCTCAGCCATTGGCAATTCACCGACGGCGTCCGTTACAGCCTGCCGGAATCAACCAGCCTCGCCCCCGGAGCCTACCTGATCATTGCCGAAAACCCCCATGCTATCCTCACCAAATTCGGAGTCAGCGCACTCGGGCCATGGACAGGAAAATTAAGCAACGAGGGGGAAACCATCACCTTGAAAAACCCACTCGGGGAAACCATCGACACCGTCGATTACGGCGTTGGCTTCCCATGGCCGCTGGGAGCCAGAGGCACCGGTTCCTCGATGGAGTTGATCCATCCCTCACTCGATAACGACCTCGGTGGCAGCTGGCGGGCATCCGGCGAGCCATCGGTCTGTGCAGGCAGCGGTGCCAGTAGCACCTTCATCTCGAAGGAATCCATCCAGTGGAGATACCACAAGGGAACATCCGACCCGAGCGACGATGACGGAGGTCTCAATTGGTGGCAGGACTTCGGCTTTGTGGAAAATAGCGACTGGGCGACAGCCACGGCACCGATGGGTTACGGAGAAAGCCATCTGAACACTTTCATCTCAGATATGTATGGCAACTACAGCACCCTGTTCCTGCGCAAAACCTTCACCGTCGGTGATGCTTCAGCCATCGAGCAACTCCAGCTCAGCCTCCGCTACGATGACGGCATCAAAATTTGGATCAACGGCAGCCCGGTCTACCAGAACCTCGCACCGGGAGAAGCGGCAAACCCGTCACCACACACGGCCACAGCCACAGACAGCCGCTCGGAATCAGATGGTGCCATTTACATCAGCCAGATTCTCGAAACTCCGGAAGATTATCTGGTCGACGGCAACAATCTGATTGCCGTTCAGATGTTTAATCAACGCCTGACCAGCGGTGATTGCCACTTTGACTTGGAGCTCAGCGAAGTCGCAAACTCAGGATCAGGGGGGGACAGCAGCCCGTCACCCATGGCGCAGAATCATTCGTATTCCAGCAAAGCGGCACCTCAGGTCCGTCAAGTGCAACACCTGCCGGAACAACCCGCAGCAGGCGAAGCCGTCGTCATCAGCGCCAAATGCACCGACCCCAACGGTATCCAATCCGTCGAACTTGCCTATCAAATTGTCGACCCCGGAACTTACATCCGTCGCTCGGATGCTGACTATGAAGACGCCTCCGAATGGATCAAACTCAACATGGTGGACACCGGCAACCAGGGAGATCTCGCCGCCGGAGATGCCATCTACAGTGTCACCATCCCGGGAAGCGTACAAGTTCACCGCCGCCTGATCCGATACCGTATTACGGTAACCGACACACTGAACCACTGCATGCGCCTCCCCTACGGCGATGACACCCAAGCCAATTTTGCCTATTTTTGTTACAACGGTCTGCCGTCTTGGTCGGGGAAAATCGACAGTGGCTCGGCTCAGGTCACCTACAGCAGCGCCGAGCTTGGCCGCCTGCCGGTCTACCACCTCATAGCCAACAACACCGACATCGAAAACAGTCAGTGGAATGGCAGCTACAACGAACAATACTTCGAGGGCACTCTGGTCTACGATGGAAAAGTTTACGACCACATCAAGTTCCGCAACAAGGGCTCCGGATCAACCTACCGAATGGGACATAACAAATGGAAACTCAATTTCAACCGCGGGCATCGCTTCCAAGCAAAAGATGACTACGGCAAAAAAATGGCCGCGGAGTGGGACAAATTCAGCATCCAGACCGGTGAGTCACCGTGGTGGCGCAACGACCGCTACCCGATGAGCGGCATGCTCTTTCAGGAAAGCCTGATGAGCAAAGTCAACAACCTGGCGGGTGCCCATGCCACCAAAATGTTCCACTTCCATTTCCGGGTCATCGATGACGCCTCCGAATCCAGCCCCAGCAGCCAATACGACGGAGATTTCTGGGGAATCTACACCGCCCAACAACACCCGGACCGTAGTTTTTTCGAACAACACGACCTTCCGACAGGCAACCTCTACAAACTAAATGTTTCTGGCAGCACCAACGGCGCCACCGCCTCCAAGTGGTACCAGGACGGCTCTCAGGTTGATGATGCTTCCGACCTCAGCGCCTTCATCACTGGCTACAAATCCACCAACAGCGCCCAGTGGTGGGCCGACAACCTCGAGCTCCCTGTCTACTACACATGGAACACGCTGAACCTAGCCCTCAATAACTCGGACCTGCGCAAAGAGCAAAATGTCATCTACTGGCACAACTCGGAAACCGACCGCTGGCACCCATCGATATGGGACGTTGACCTCCTGTTTGAAGATGCACAGCACCACAACCGTGACCCCTACGCGTGGTGGGAAGACCTGCACCGATCGCTCGATCACCCCGAGTATTTCATCGCCTACCAAAACCGTGTCCGTGAACTTCAGGATCTGCTTCTCTGGAATGGCCAATACGACCGCAGTGTCGATGAAATCGTCACTCTCCTCAGTGGCAGCTCCAGCGGAACCACCACCAACACCCTGGTCGATGCCAATCAGGCGATGTGGAACCAGCACCCGAGAAAGCGCTATCAAGGGAACTGGTATCGCATCGAGGGAAGCAGCTACTGGAATGGCTTCGCCGATATGGCCAACTACATGAGGGATTTCCCTAAACCGGGGTCCTTTGGGGGAGATCAGCTCGAATCCAAATCCCAGGCCAATGCCGACAGCTCGATCCCAGGCACACCAAGTATCAGCTACCATGGCACCCCCGGCCACCCAACATCCAATATCACCCTCGAAAGCTCCTCCTTTCAAAGCAATGGTGGACAAGTTGCTCAAATCCAATGGAGGGTCGGCGAGATCTATGACCCGAACCTAAGCCACTACACTCCAGGCGACCCATGGAAGTATGAAATCACCCCCGTCTGGGAAAGTGGTTCCGCCGCTTGGGACGGAAATACCCGGCAAATCCAAGTGCCCCCGTCCCAGCTCAAAGTCGGAAAAACCTACCGGGCACGAGTCAGGCACCAGGACCAAACCGGGCGCTGGAGCCGTTGGTCGGCTCCACTCGAATTCACCAGCACCGCCCCGGACATCTCGCTGTTCCGCAACACTCTGGTTGTCAGTGAAATTCATTACCACCCACTCGGCCCAACCACTCCGGGTGAACTCGGAGCTTCCCTGGATCCCAGCGACTTTGAGTTTATCGAACTAATGAATGTTGGCTCCCAGCCACTGGATCTCAACGCCGTGCGGATCGCCGACGGCATTAGCTTCGACTTTACCGGAGCCGACATCACCACCTTGGAGCCCGGAGCCCGGGTACTGGTGGTGAAAGACAAGGCAGCCTTCGAAAGCCGCTACGGAACCGGACAACCCATCGCCGGAGAGTTCGATAAAAGCCTCTCCAATGGAGGAGAAACACTGCGCCTGTCCTACGGTGACGGCAACAGCGCCGGCAACCTGATCCGTGAGTTCACCTACGATGACATCTCACCATGGCCCGAAGCGGCCGATGGCACCGGAGCCAGCCTGGTCCTGCAAGATCCATGGTCGCTCCCCGACCACAACATCGCCAGCAACTGGCGCGCCAGCCACAGCAATCACGGCCAGCCGGGCGTGGTCGATAGCTGGAATTTCCAAGCATGGCTACGCTCACACGGCATCCCGGATGCCGGAGCCAACGATGATCCCGATCTCGACGGCCTCCCCCACCTGGCAGAATACTTCCTCGGAACCCACCCGCTGGAGGCCTCAATGGACCAAGCCCCCAAAAGTGCCTTCCGCGACCTGAGCATCAGCGAAACAAACGAGACCTACTTCACTCTCGGATTCCAGCGAAACATGAATGCCGATGACCTGAGCTTCACCGTGCAGGAATCCGGCAACCTGATCGATTGGAACACATCCGGCACCCCCCTTGAGATTGAACGCACGCCCCTGACCCCTCCTCTGGAAAGTCTTCACTACCGCAGCGCCTTACCAAGCGAAGATTACCCAGACGGCAAACTCTTCATGCGACTGGAAATCCGCGAGCTGCCGGAATCGTAA
- a CDS encoding LL-diaminopimelate aminotransferase, protein MTINENFLKLKAGYLFPEIARRVNNWTEANPDKTGDLIRCGIGDVTEPLPQAVRDAMKTAVDEQGVAETFHGYGPEQGYGFLRDAIIENQFAGLNISADEVFVSDGSKCDTGNILDIFGPGNKIAITDPVYPVYVDTNVMAGNTGEADENGAYDGLVYLPCTADNQFTPAIPEEKVDLIYLCYPNNPTGTTATKEQLQAWVDYAKENGSIILFDAAYEAFIQDPAIPHSIFEIEGAHDCAIEFRSFSKNGGFTGVRCGYTVIPKSLTVTSSTGEEVSLHALWNRRQSTKFNGASYPVQRGAAAVFSPEGKAQVSALIEHYMGNAALLLKTCQEIGLKTFGGENAPYVWVQCPEGVDSWGMFDKMLEEAQVVITPGSGFGAAGEGYFRISSFNTRENVEEVCRRLTALA, encoded by the coding sequence ATGACCATCAACGAAAACTTCCTCAAGCTGAAAGCCGGGTATCTCTTCCCGGAAATCGCCCGCCGCGTCAACAACTGGACTGAAGCCAACCCGGACAAAACCGGCGACCTCATCCGCTGTGGCATCGGTGACGTTACCGAACCCCTGCCCCAGGCCGTGCGTGACGCCATGAAAACGGCCGTCGACGAACAAGGGGTCGCTGAAACCTTCCACGGCTACGGCCCGGAACAAGGCTATGGCTTCCTGCGCGATGCCATCATCGAAAACCAGTTCGCAGGGCTCAATATTTCCGCCGATGAGGTGTTTGTCTCGGACGGATCCAAGTGCGACACAGGCAACATCCTCGACATCTTCGGCCCAGGCAACAAAATCGCCATCACCGACCCCGTCTACCCGGTTTACGTCGACACCAACGTCATGGCCGGCAACACCGGTGAAGCCGATGAAAATGGAGCCTACGACGGGCTTGTCTACCTCCCCTGCACCGCCGACAACCAGTTCACCCCGGCCATTCCAGAAGAAAAAGTCGACCTCATCTACCTCTGCTACCCAAATAACCCGACCGGAACCACTGCCACCAAAGAGCAACTTCAAGCCTGGGTCGATTACGCCAAGGAAAACGGCTCGATCATTCTCTTCGATGCAGCCTACGAAGCCTTCATCCAGGATCCGGCCATCCCTCACTCGATCTTTGAGATCGAAGGCGCTCACGACTGTGCCATCGAATTCCGCTCCTTTTCCAAAAACGGAGGATTCACCGGCGTGCGCTGCGGCTACACCGTCATCCCGAAATCCCTCACCGTAACCAGCTCGACCGGCGAAGAGGTCAGCTTACACGCACTCTGGAACCGACGCCAGTCGACCAAGTTCAACGGTGCTTCCTATCCCGTCCAACGCGGAGCCGCCGCCGTCTTCTCACCGGAAGGCAAGGCCCAGGTTTCCGCCCTGATCGAACACTACATGGGCAACGCGGCCTTGCTGCTGAAAACCTGTCAGGAAATCGGACTCAAAACCTTCGGCGGCGAAAACGCGCCTTACGTCTGGGTTCAGTGCCCGGAAGGCGTCGACTCCTGGGGAATGTTCGACAAAATGCTCGAAGAAGCCCAGGTCGTGATCACCCCGGGGTCTGGCTTCGGAGCAGCCGGTGAAGGCTACTTCCGCATCTCATCCTTCAACACCCGCGAAAATGTCGAGGAAGTGTGCCGCCGCCTCACCGCACTGGCCTAA
- a CDS encoding prenyltransferase/squalene oxidase repeat-containing protein, which yields MLRTFAILVLLGSSLMANPDLESAMTKGVDFLVGHQNKDGSWGGPTRTKGLNIFAPLPDGHQAFHTASSALALHGLLESRDQRPDTLKSIARGEQWLLEVLPKTRSINPKATYNIWAHAYGLRALASLYRYHDDPEKRKVYKEQALTQIAKLKRYEDINGGFGYLDFKQNTVRPSGMPTSFTTATALLGMHDAASTMDLELPPRLIKTCIRCIQEQRNADFTYVYAREHRRRPRLPINRAAGSLGRSQVCNAALRKFDDTAVTDDVIRTFLQRLVDRQGWLDHGRKRPVPHEAPAAVAGYFYYYGHYYASECIHILPKEEQGPWKEKLAAILIPKQEKNGSWWDYPLYNYHYAYGTGYMLSTLARCR from the coding sequence ATGCTGCGCACCTTTGCCATCCTCGTCCTGCTTGGATCCAGCCTCATGGCCAATCCGGATCTCGAATCCGCCATGACCAAAGGCGTCGATTTCCTGGTCGGCCATCAGAACAAGGACGGCTCATGGGGTGGTCCGACGCGCACCAAGGGACTGAACATTTTCGCTCCCTTGCCAGACGGCCACCAGGCGTTTCATACCGCGAGCTCGGCACTCGCCCTGCACGGGCTGCTCGAATCCCGTGACCAACGGCCCGACACCCTGAAGTCCATTGCCCGAGGTGAACAATGGCTGCTCGAAGTGCTGCCAAAAACACGCAGCATCAACCCGAAAGCCACCTACAATATCTGGGCTCACGCCTATGGCCTAAGGGCACTGGCCTCCCTCTACCGCTACCACGACGACCCGGAAAAACGAAAGGTCTACAAAGAGCAGGCCCTCACCCAGATCGCCAAGCTCAAGCGCTACGAAGATATCAACGGCGGGTTTGGCTACCTGGATTTCAAACAAAATACTGTGCGGCCGTCCGGTATGCCCACCAGCTTCACCACGGCAACCGCCTTGCTCGGCATGCACGATGCCGCCAGCACGATGGACCTGGAGCTACCACCACGGCTGATCAAAACCTGCATTCGCTGCATCCAGGAACAACGCAATGCCGACTTCACTTACGTCTACGCCCGCGAACACCGACGCCGCCCACGCCTGCCAATCAACCGCGCCGCTGGATCACTCGGCCGCTCCCAGGTCTGCAATGCCGCCCTGCGCAAGTTCGATGACACCGCCGTCACCGACGACGTCATCCGCACCTTCCTGCAACGACTGGTCGACCGCCAAGGCTGGCTCGATCACGGCCGCAAACGCCCGGTTCCACATGAGGCTCCGGCTGCTGTCGCCGGCTATTTTTACTACTACGGCCACTATTACGCCAGCGAATGCATCCACATCCTACCCAAAGAAGAGCAAGGCCCGTGGAAGGAAAAGCTGGCAGCCATCCTGATCCCGAAACAGGAGAAAAACGGCTCCTGGTGGGACTACCCCTTGTATAATTACCACTACGCCTACGGCACCGGCTACATGCTGTCGACTCTGGCACGCTGCCGCTAA
- a CDS encoding TM2 domain-containing protein: protein MSEEPQEQSQAVEPTAPQSPPPAAPQGPVPGADKKILAGVLGIILGSLGIHKFVLGYQKEGIIMLVISLVSCGFASPVMGIIGLIEGIMYITKSDEEFVNTYITNQKPWF from the coding sequence ATGTCAGAAGAACCTCAAGAACAATCACAAGCTGTTGAACCGACGGCGCCCCAGTCACCTCCGCCTGCCGCACCTCAAGGTCCGGTTCCCGGAGCGGATAAAAAGATCCTGGCGGGAGTTCTCGGTATTATATTGGGTAGTCTTGGAATCCACAAATTTGTTTTGGGATACCAAAAGGAAGGCATCATTATGCTGGTGATTTCGTTGGTGAGTTGTGGTTTCGCAAGTCCGGTAATGGGAATTATTGGGCTGATTGAAGGAATCATGTACATCACTAAATCCGATGAGGAATTTGTGAATACCTATATTACAAATCAAAAGCCCTGGTTCTAG
- a CDS encoding spermidine synthase — translation MKPYKHIAKTTTPEGESLELIEHDGTFMICSQGEQLMTSFSHGSEETLAELACSPFAPVKQPKFLIGGLGMGYTLAAASRTIHKQRARFVVAELTSAIVDWNRTHLSSLNPGLLDDPRIDIQIKPVQKLIRQAHAEYHAILLDVDNGPSAFHGKNNDSLYTLKGLREIQHALKGGGLLAVWSARSDKAFTRTLRKAGFDAHEHAVAAAHKGSKRRTHTIWIARKKSY, via the coding sequence ATGAAACCTTACAAGCACATCGCAAAAACCACGACTCCCGAAGGCGAATCCCTCGAACTCATCGAACACGACGGCACCTTTATGATCTGCTCACAGGGGGAACAGCTGATGACCAGCTTTTCCCACGGATCCGAGGAAACGCTCGCCGAACTGGCATGCAGTCCCTTTGCTCCGGTCAAACAGCCGAAATTCCTCATCGGCGGACTTGGCATGGGATACACTCTGGCAGCCGCCAGCCGGACGATCCACAAGCAACGGGCCCGCTTTGTCGTCGCCGAGCTCACCTCCGCCATCGTCGATTGGAACCGCACCCACCTGTCCAGCCTCAATCCAGGCCTACTCGACGACCCGAGAATCGACATCCAAATCAAGCCGGTTCAGAAGTTGATCCGCCAAGCCCATGCCGAGTACCACGCCATTTTACTCGATGTTGACAACGGACCCTCGGCCTTCCACGGCAAGAACAACGACAGTCTCTACACCTTAAAAGGCCTGCGTGAAATTCAACACGCATTGAAAGGAGGCGGCCTGCTCGCCGTATGGTCAGCACGCAGCGATAAAGCTTTCACCAGAACACTGCGTAAAGCCGGATTCGACGCCCACGAACACGCGGTCGCCGCAGCCCACAAGGGAAGCAAACGCCGAACCCACACAATTTGGATTGCTCGAAAAAAATCCTATTAA